The following DNA comes from Megalobrama amblycephala isolate DHTTF-2021 linkage group LG20, ASM1881202v1, whole genome shotgun sequence.
TTTATTTCAGTGTTGCTTTCATTTTTAATAGGGAAGAGATGGTCTGAATGCAGCTCGCAAAGCAATTGGATACAAACCATGGAAAGAATCATACAGACAGAATTAAGTAAGTTCAGAGGGACAAACCTACCGTCACAAAATATTACCTCTGATATGTGTGCAGAAGAGCACGATTCCTTCTATTATATATGGAGCTATAGAAGGTGGGCATGCTCATAAAGCTGAGCTGTCCTGTGAGAGATGCACCTAATTTTGCATAAACTGTACGTATAGCACAGACCAAAGAAGTTGAATTCATGCATATACCTGTGTTCTTCCACTGTATTATTTTTCGCTGTGTCCCAGTCCGGCAGAGTGCTCGCACAGAGGATGACCATAGACATAATGACAAAAACCACTGACACTGATGCCAGGATCTGCGCAGCGATAGAGGAAGCTGGCTCCTCAAAAGTCCTCCGCATCCTCTCCAGCCACCGCGCGTTCCCTGTCTCCGGGGTTAACCTGGTGACCTGATCCTCCTCACCTCTGGACTCCACCTCTGCCTTGATATCCTCCTCAGAAAAGTACGTGTACGTGTCGGACATCCTATCCTCCAGTCGTCGCTGGCAACAGAACTCCAAATGCGAGCTCTCCAAACCCCAGTATATCATCTCGTTGTAAAAGGAAAGCTCGCACATCTGCGGGACAAACCTGAGCTTTCCAGATCGGACATAAAGCATAATAAAGACAAACGCCTCAGAGTGCCTGTCGAAGAAAAACTCGTTCCTCTCTCGGTCATAATCATCACATACCTCCAAGACCTCCTTTTCAGAGGAGCAGCTGTGGAGTCTGCTCACTCTTCGGAGGGGAAAATCCTTTATAACTTCTCTTGTGAAAGCATACTTGGTGCCACCAACGTTTAAGATGCATATATTCTTCCCAAACTTCATTTTGGATCAAATTGACATCACCGATTCGAGTGAAAAAGAGAGAAACGACGTACAATATGGCTTAATGATGGTCATAGTTAACATCCAGTACATTTCTGTAAGCACGAGAAAAACAAACAGCTCCAAACTCGCGAGTCCAACACAGTATGTCAGATTATAAAGGGATTTTTCCAGATTGAGCGCGTGTCATTTAGGAGAACCGTGGAAAAGTGACTTCTTTCTTTGTGCATCATCTAAACTCCAGCCTTCAGTGGGCAGCTTCATACAGTGATGTCACAGATCGACAAGCCTATTGCACTCGATCATGGGCTCCCGAGGAACGGGCGTTCCCAAAGGCAaaaccagtttttttttcaccacgcATGTCTGGGATTTACAAGTGAACTTGCTTTGCTACACTGTTGATAGCAGTGGAGTAGACCCGAGGGGGCATGTCATGCTGgggaactgaattaaatgttcaatATTAAAAATCAATGGGTTTTTTCCCCCCTGTTGGTTGTCCTGCCACACcctaaaactaaaattagacatacatgaaaaaatactattgtAATTTATAGTAGATGCAATAGTGTTTTTGCATCAATAGTTTTAGAAAACTTAATATagtattgggtaaagtaatttgtttatattactacagcaactatagaattaccacaacaaataaTTCAAGTATACTTTATAGTAGgctatggttcaaaaacactataggcTAGTTACTATAAATTAGGCTACTATAGGCCTAGTATTTTTTCATAGTTGTGCAACAGGGATTAGTTAATTTCTTAGAAGAGATGTAGCTTCTAATGTTTAAGAAGCGAAacttttttattgctttttattgatttttccCGTGTTTTTATCGGGGTGCTTTGAATCAGAATTGGCTGACGAGTCGCGAATTAATCActtttcaatgaatcattcCGGTCTGAATTGATTCGCGATTCATTCTGAATGATTCGACCAGCTCACTCGTGCACTggtcagtttaaaaaaatagtaggtaatcttatttatttatttattagcatcttagttttttaacattagtttactATATTAGTTAACAGGACAacgaacaatacttctacaacATTTATTACTTTAAGGTCATATGcctgttaacattagtttatgcactgtgaactaatatgaacgtgaacatttttattaataggttaaaaaaatgctgtaaaaaattGCATTAGTTCATAtgcataaagggttagttcacccaaaaattaaaattatgtcattaattactcaccctcatgtcgttccacgcccgtaagaccttcgttcatcttcggaacacaaattaagatatttttgataaaatccgatggctcagtgaggcctgcatagccagcaacaaaacactccctttttcagtgcccagaaacatatttaaaacagttcatgttactacagtggttcaaccttaatattataaagcgacaagaatactttttgtgaaccaaaaataacaaaatagcgactttattcaacaatatctagtgatgggcgatttcaaaacactgcttcatgaagcttcgaagctttacgaatcatttgtttcaaatcagtggttcggagcgtgtgtcaaactgccaaagtcacgtgaactgttgaagtttcaaaacatttatgacgtaacaaaacctcgtttactaaaatcatgGGATTTTAGCGCTCCGAAcctctgattcgaaacaaatgattcgtaaagcttcgaagcttaatttgtgttccgaagatgaacgaaggtcttacggatttggaacggcatgaggcgggtgagtaattaatgacagaaatttcatttttgggtgaactaaccctttaaaattgagaccttattgtaaattgttaccATTTTCATTAGTAGTCTTCATGCTTCCCACAGTTAAAGCTATTTGACATGGTAAAAAACCTTACATCGGCAAACattattatgtttatgttatttcaaatatttctttttaaaaaagaaacgtACATGGCCAAGTTTGATTTTTATCCtctgcacaaaaaaaaacagtaatgagTGTCAAGCTGAAGGTTCAGGCTGTAGACTTCATTCACCCTCCTCCTTCCCTCCCTCCTCttttctctcctcctctctcatCATCAGGAAGCTGCTGCGCTCGAGCCTTTTCTAGCGCGTGAGTTACTGTATTGTACTGTGAATCTCGGGAGGGGGGCTGCAAAAAATCTCCTATTCTTACAGAGGTCCATCCCCCGTATTTATAACATCTTAAAGCCAGTTTGCTTTTTAACAGGTCACAGGACGTAGATGTCTTTTTGAttcacatatttattttgtttttattttagtttatggTTTGGTTTTTTAACACTCCGGGAGGGCAGAAATGGCGGCCAACATGTACCGGGTCGGAGGTATGTCCGTCTATATTCTGAATTAACGCAAGTCAAAACACAGGCACCGCCGCAAGACCTGTCTGGCAGGCAGGGGTTCATTTCAGCAGAATTCCCGCAACCGGCCGCTCACTTTTAAACTCTTAACACGTGCAGTGTCCTTGCAAAAGAAAGCGATAACGTGGATGAGAATATTTTGGGTTCTGATGTGGGTCAGGCCTCTTAAACTATCATAGCCGCACTAGCATTTTAGCAAGCAGGCTATGTTGCTAGCTAGCCACATCATAAACAAATAATCACTACTATATGTAAAGCACACGGGAACACTCATATCTAGCACGTTTCTCCTGCCTTTGACCATATAGGAGAAAAGCCAGATATGCTTGCGACCTGGCCATGCCGATTTTTGACGCCGATGTTTTTCTTTGTGATCATTTGTCTAattttttggcacgtatccatTAGTTACGGGTCCTCACTCGGCATGCAAGGTAGCAAAGCGAGCTAGCATTTAACAACAAACCCTCACTCGGCTTTCCAAGAGAAACCATACTGAGCTTCTGCCCACTTATTCACTGAAACATTATCAATATGCACTATTTTCAGGTGTATTTGTTGTCATGCGTCTGGtcataaacatgtctttaatgtAAAACCGCCGCGTCGTTTGTTTGTGCAATTAGCCGGCTACATGATAGTCAGTGCCGCGGAATTTGACAATTGTTTCATGGCGCCGTTAATTCAGTGCCATTATAAGAGATTTTGCAGCTTGAGCATACTTTCAATGAATT
Coding sequences within:
- the kcng3 gene encoding potassium voltage-gated channel subfamily G member 3 isoform X2, translated to MKFGKNICILNVGGTKYAFTREVIKDFPLRRVSRLHSCSSEKEVLEVCDDYDRERNEFFFDRHSEAFVFIMLYVRSGKLRFVPQMCELSFYNEMIYWGLESSHLEFCCQRRLEDRMSDTYTYFSEEDIKAEVESRGEEDQVTRLTPETGNARWLERMRRTFEEPASSIAAQILASVSVVFVIMSMVILCASTLPDWDTAKNNTVEEHRIIEAVCIGWFTAECIVRFIVSRDKSLTGENPQLQRAGVTLRVLRMMRIFWLIKLARHFLGLQTLGLTLRRCYREMVMLLVFVCVAMAIFSALAQLLEHGLDLETSNEDYASIPAACWWVIISMTTVGYGDMYPITIPGRVLGGVCVVSGIVLLALPITFIYHSFVQCYHELKFRSARCVRSLSSEFLN